In Xanthomonas sp. SI, the following are encoded in one genomic region:
- a CDS encoding 5'-nucleotidase, lipoprotein e(P4) family: MTPIARTALACAVLALSACKPQAPATDAATPPAAKTADAAVAGDDNLNAVLWMQRSAEYRAVAEQTYRAAADRLDAALQEPNWDALVPEERGNAAAGLKPAVVMDVDETVLDNSPYQARLIRNGKEFDEVSWDQWVAEKKAKPIPGVVDFAKAASAKGITVLYVSNRAVHLTDATLANLRSAGLPVADNSVLLGLGTVVKDCEQNGSEKNCRRKLVGQQYRVLMQFGDQLGDFVQVVANTPDGRAQLLQQYHDWFGERWWMLPNPSYGSWEPALFNNDFAQPRAARHQAKRDALELAQ, from the coding sequence ATGACCCCGATCGCCCGCACCGCACTGGCCTGCGCCGTGCTCGCCCTGTCCGCCTGCAAGCCGCAGGCGCCGGCCACCGATGCCGCGACACCGCCGGCCGCCAAGACCGCCGACGCCGCCGTGGCCGGCGACGACAACCTCAACGCGGTGCTGTGGATGCAGCGCTCGGCCGAGTACCGGGCGGTCGCCGAGCAGACCTACCGCGCCGCCGCCGATCGCCTGGACGCGGCGCTGCAGGAGCCGAACTGGGACGCGCTGGTGCCGGAGGAACGCGGCAACGCCGCGGCCGGGCTGAAGCCGGCGGTGGTGATGGACGTGGACGAAACCGTGCTGGACAACTCGCCGTACCAGGCGCGGCTGATCCGCAACGGCAAGGAGTTCGACGAGGTCAGCTGGGACCAGTGGGTAGCCGAGAAGAAGGCCAAGCCGATCCCCGGCGTGGTCGATTTCGCCAAGGCGGCCAGCGCCAAGGGCATCACCGTGCTGTACGTGTCCAACCGCGCGGTGCACCTGACCGACGCGACCCTGGCCAACCTGCGCAGCGCCGGCCTGCCAGTGGCCGACAACAGCGTGCTGCTGGGCCTGGGCACGGTGGTCAAAGACTGCGAGCAGAACGGCTCGGAGAAGAACTGCCGGCGCAAGCTGGTCGGCCAGCAGTACCGCGTGCTGATGCAGTTCGGCGACCAGCTCGGCGATTTCGTGCAGGTCGTGGCCAACACCCCGGACGGTCGCGCGCAGCTGCTGCAGCAGTACCACGACTGGTTCGGCGAGCGCTGGTGGATGCTGCCCAATCCCAGCTACGGCTCCTGGGAGCCGGCGCTGTTCAACAACGATTTCGCGCAGCCGCGCGCCGCGCGCCACCAGGCCAAGCGCGACGCGCTGGAGCTGGCGCAGTGA
- the pyrF gene encoding orotidine-5'-phosphate decarboxylase yields the protein MSRAPLALEARERLIFALDVPGRAEALQWIERLDDSVAFYKIGMELLASGEYFDVLETLAARGKRVFVDLKFFDIPATVGGVIRRLSQWPVDYCTIHGWHPAMMQAAAAANGGDMRLLAVTVLTSMGRADLASMGIDREPQDVVVERALAAQAAGIDGVIASGQEAAPIRRAAGAGFSIVCPGIRPGGPVGDDQQRTVGVAQAFADGADAIVVGRPIRQAADPRAAAEAIQREIAATLANAAAR from the coding sequence GTGAGCCGCGCGCCGCTGGCGCTCGAGGCGCGCGAACGGCTGATCTTCGCCCTCGACGTGCCCGGCCGCGCCGAGGCGCTGCAGTGGATCGAGCGGCTCGACGATTCGGTGGCGTTCTACAAGATCGGCATGGAACTGCTGGCCTCCGGCGAGTACTTCGACGTGCTGGAGACGCTGGCGGCGCGCGGCAAGCGCGTGTTCGTGGACCTGAAGTTCTTCGACATCCCGGCCACCGTCGGCGGGGTGATCCGGCGCCTGTCGCAGTGGCCGGTGGACTACTGCACGATCCACGGCTGGCACCCGGCGATGATGCAGGCCGCGGCCGCGGCCAACGGCGGCGACATGCGCCTGCTGGCGGTGACCGTGCTGACCTCGATGGGCCGCGCCGACCTGGCGTCGATGGGCATCGACCGCGAACCGCAGGACGTCGTGGTGGAACGTGCCCTGGCCGCGCAGGCGGCCGGCATCGACGGGGTCATCGCCTCCGGCCAGGAAGCGGCGCCGATCCGCCGCGCCGCCGGCGCCGGCTTCTCGATCGTGTGCCCGGGCATCCGCCCCGGCGGCCCGGTCGGCGACGACCAGCAGCGCACCGTCGGCGTGGCCCAAGCCTTCGCCGACGGCGCCGATGCGATCGTGGTCGGCCGCCCGATCCGCCAGGCCGCCGACCCGCGCGCCGCGGCCGAAGCGATCCAGCGCGAGATCGCTGCCACCCTGGCGAATGCGGCAGCGCGCTGA
- a CDS encoding tryptophan halogenase family protein produces MIAAPLRNLVIVGGGTAGWMAAAALARVLGPDYRITLIESEQIGIVGVGEATVPHIKAFNNLLGINEAEFVRQTQGSFKLGIEFVDWHRPGTSYIHGFGTEIGHTLGLLPFQQYWFKQALAGKAKPLGAYTLNTVAAKRGKFMTSASDAPPNSPLANIAYAYHFDASLYAAFLRRYSEQRGVTRREGIVEEVQLHPESGDVLSVRLASGEVITGDLFIDCSGFRGLLIEQALHTGYHDFTHWLPCDRALAVPCAKVGPPTPYTRATARAAGWQWRIPLQHRTGNGYVYSSAHISDDEAAATLLANLDGAALADPRPLRFVTGRRKQVWNRNVIALGLASGFMEPLESTSIHLIQSGISKLLELFPREGISPVLVQRYNDRIAFEFDRIRDFLVLHYTATERDDSDFWRQCRNMAITPELQATLDLFGDSGRFYRNGDEMFAEISWVQVMVGQGILPRAYHPLVDQVPAADIERFVASIEQTIGHCVDAMPPHQAFIDRYCAAAPR; encoded by the coding sequence ATGATCGCCGCCCCTCTCCGCAACCTGGTCATCGTCGGCGGCGGCACCGCCGGCTGGATGGCCGCCGCCGCGCTGGCGCGCGTGCTGGGCCCGGACTACCGCATCACCCTGATCGAGTCGGAACAGATCGGCATCGTCGGCGTCGGCGAGGCCACCGTGCCGCACATCAAGGCCTTCAACAACCTGCTCGGCATCAACGAAGCCGAGTTCGTGCGCCAGACCCAGGGCAGCTTCAAGCTCGGCATCGAGTTCGTCGACTGGCACCGGCCGGGCACCTCCTATATCCACGGCTTCGGCACCGAGATCGGGCATACGCTCGGGTTGCTGCCGTTCCAGCAGTATTGGTTCAAGCAGGCGCTGGCCGGCAAGGCCAAGCCGCTGGGCGCGTATACGCTCAACACCGTGGCCGCCAAGCGCGGCAAGTTCATGACCTCGGCCAGCGATGCGCCGCCCAATTCGCCGCTGGCCAACATCGCCTACGCCTACCATTTCGATGCCTCGCTGTACGCGGCGTTCCTGCGCCGCTACTCCGAGCAGCGCGGGGTGACCCGGCGCGAAGGCATCGTCGAGGAGGTGCAGCTGCATCCTGAATCGGGCGATGTGCTCTCGGTACGGCTGGCCTCGGGCGAGGTGATCACCGGCGACCTGTTCATCGACTGCTCCGGGTTCCGCGGCCTGCTGATCGAGCAGGCGCTGCATACCGGCTATCACGATTTCACCCATTGGCTGCCGTGCGACCGCGCGCTGGCGGTGCCCTGCGCCAAGGTCGGCCCGCCGACGCCGTACACCCGCGCCACCGCGCGCGCGGCCGGCTGGCAGTGGCGCATCCCGCTGCAGCACCGCACCGGCAACGGCTACGTGTATTCCAGCGCGCACATCAGCGACGACGAAGCCGCGGCCACGCTGCTGGCCAACCTGGATGGCGCGGCACTGGCCGATCCGCGCCCGCTGCGCTTCGTCACCGGCCGCCGCAAGCAGGTGTGGAACCGCAACGTGATCGCGCTTGGCCTGGCCAGCGGCTTCATGGAGCCGCTGGAATCCACCAGCATCCACCTGATCCAGTCCGGCATCTCCAAGCTGCTGGAGCTGTTCCCGCGCGAGGGCATCAGCCCGGTGCTGGTGCAGCGCTACAACGACCGCATCGCCTTCGAGTTCGACCGCATCCGCGATTTCCTGGTGCTGCACTACACCGCCACCGAGCGCGACGACAGCGACTTCTGGCGGCAGTGCCGCAACATGGCGATCACCCCCGAGTTGCAGGCGACGTTGGACCTGTTCGGCGACAGCGGCCGCTTCTACCGCAACGGCGACGAGATGTTCGCCGAGATCAGCTGGGTGCAGGTGATGGTCGGGCAGGGCATCCTGCCGCGCGCCTACCACCCGCTGGTGGACCAGGTGCCGGCCGCGGACATCGAACGCTTCGTCGCCAGCATCGAGCAGACCATCGGCCATTGCGTGGACGCGATGCCGCCGCACCAGGCCTTCATCGACCGCTACTGCGCCGCCGCGCCGCGCTGA
- a CDS encoding TonB-dependent receptor has protein sequence MKRKRSASNMPARSLLCCALATSLFATMPAMAQSSNAILRGQAQAGAEVVVTNTATGSVRRTPVGANGNYTVIGLPPGSYTVESNGVKRSVTLQVASSSTVDLDASAAAAPSGDATTLGTVNVTAPPSLKDVKTSEVGNVVSLHQIQQLPQATRNFLEFADIVPGMVFTIDGNGNTKLRGGAANASAGNLYIDGVGQKSYVRSGGIAGQADTQGNPFPQLAIGEYKVITSNYKAEYGQVSGAAITAATKSGTNEFHGEAFYRYTDQDLRDKRPDEDNGKIDSQTKEYGFSLGGPILQDRMHFFVAYEGKENVAPKSVQAEANAQPFVGVLPANLSSQFGAANMPFEEDLVFGKIDFEPTDRDRIELSTLYRDETQIANVGGLNTPEQATNKINKDKRSTLRWQHSADSWYNELIVGTEDSENNPTAKTLGNGILYKYLAPRAGSTDVDEYTFLATGSAGGSTVQRKSQKGWFLQNDLTFTSFEWHGEHTIKMGVNYKDVKLTSQDAAAVNPQFSYAVDANGVAATPYRVDFVAPYTTAGQRATVESPSKQYGIYIQDDWAATDKLMINVGVRYDYEDTPAYTDFVTSQAFVDALYGDDPDNPGQPWANRLLPSGINAADYISTGKNRKNFKDAWAPRLGFSYDFFGDETAVLHGGAGRSYDRNLFEQLALETSKAALSPVAVYFENPATGQCFRNDRTCAPWDPRFLNGVDQLNTIPGVSGSAELFIFNNNIKTPYSDQYSIGISNQVGDWLTDVTFQRVLSYDGFVMSLINRYPDGSYFQNGSVPWGEPVPGYQNTIIGNNGLEQRSSQFLLSAEKPYTKESGWGLSLSYTHTSARQNRNIDEPFAFDKPTVGDYPFVKSDAVSAHRFVASGSIDGPWGVTFGAKVVLATPEPINTIACYGKVDADGGTCQQVGVTPPGSGKFLVGGKIWGYRTVDFQASKDFSVYNDFKLSARINLLNAFNFKNYSSYAYNGFGTNGSFDPDITINRTGEINYVPRTVTFEIGAKF, from the coding sequence ATGAAGAGAAAGCGTTCCGCTTCCAATATGCCCGCACGCAGCCTGCTGTGCTGCGCCCTGGCGACCAGCCTGTTCGCAACGATGCCGGCGATGGCGCAATCCAGCAACGCGATCCTGCGCGGCCAGGCCCAGGCCGGCGCCGAAGTGGTCGTCACCAACACCGCCACCGGCTCGGTGCGTCGCACGCCGGTAGGCGCCAACGGCAACTACACCGTGATCGGCCTGCCGCCGGGCAGCTATACGGTCGAGTCCAACGGCGTCAAGCGCAGCGTGACGCTGCAGGTCGCCTCCTCGTCCACGGTCGATCTCGACGCCAGTGCGGCTGCCGCGCCGAGTGGCGACGCCACCACGCTGGGCACGGTCAACGTCACCGCGCCGCCGTCGCTCAAGGACGTCAAGACCTCCGAGGTCGGCAACGTCGTCTCGCTGCACCAGATCCAGCAGCTGCCGCAGGCCACGCGCAACTTCCTCGAGTTCGCCGACATCGTGCCGGGCATGGTCTTCACCATCGACGGCAACGGCAACACCAAGCTGCGCGGCGGCGCCGCCAACGCCAGCGCCGGCAACCTGTACATCGACGGCGTCGGCCAGAAGAGCTACGTGCGCAGCGGCGGCATCGCCGGCCAGGCCGACACCCAGGGCAACCCGTTCCCGCAGCTGGCGATCGGCGAGTACAAGGTCATCACCTCCAACTACAAGGCCGAGTACGGCCAGGTCAGCGGCGCGGCGATCACCGCGGCGACCAAGTCCGGCACCAACGAGTTCCACGGCGAGGCGTTCTACCGCTACACCGACCAGGACCTGCGCGACAAGCGTCCGGACGAGGACAACGGCAAGATCGATTCGCAGACCAAGGAATACGGTTTCTCCCTGGGCGGCCCGATCCTGCAGGACCGCATGCACTTCTTCGTCGCCTACGAAGGCAAGGAGAACGTCGCGCCCAAGAGCGTGCAGGCCGAGGCCAATGCGCAGCCCTTCGTCGGCGTGTTGCCGGCCAACCTGTCCAGCCAGTTCGGCGCGGCGAACATGCCGTTCGAAGAGGACTTGGTGTTCGGCAAGATCGATTTCGAGCCGACCGATCGCGACCGCATCGAACTGAGCACCCTGTACCGCGACGAGACCCAGATCGCCAACGTCGGCGGCCTGAACACGCCTGAGCAGGCCACCAACAAGATCAACAAGGACAAGCGCTCGACCCTGCGCTGGCAGCACAGTGCCGACAGCTGGTACAACGAGCTGATCGTGGGCACCGAGGATTCGGAGAACAACCCGACCGCCAAGACGCTCGGCAACGGCATCCTCTACAAGTACCTGGCACCGCGCGCCGGCTCCACCGATGTCGACGAGTACACGTTCCTGGCCACCGGCTCGGCCGGCGGCTCCACCGTGCAGCGCAAGAGTCAGAAGGGCTGGTTCCTGCAGAACGACCTGACCTTCACCAGCTTCGAGTGGCATGGCGAACACACCATCAAGATGGGCGTGAACTACAAGGACGTGAAGCTGACCTCGCAGGACGCGGCAGCGGTGAACCCGCAGTTCAGCTACGCTGTCGATGCCAATGGCGTCGCCGCCACGCCGTACCGCGTGGATTTCGTCGCCCCGTACACCACGGCCGGGCAGCGGGCGACGGTGGAGTCGCCGTCCAAGCAGTACGGCATCTACATCCAGGACGACTGGGCCGCCACCGACAAGTTGATGATCAACGTGGGCGTGCGCTACGACTACGAAGATACCCCGGCCTATACCGACTTCGTCACCTCGCAGGCCTTCGTCGATGCGCTGTACGGCGACGATCCCGACAACCCCGGCCAGCCCTGGGCCAACCGCCTGCTGCCCAGCGGCATCAATGCGGCCGATTACATCAGCACCGGCAAGAACCGCAAGAACTTCAAGGACGCCTGGGCGCCGCGTCTGGGCTTTTCGTACGATTTCTTCGGCGACGAGACCGCAGTGCTGCACGGCGGTGCCGGCCGTTCCTACGACCGCAACCTGTTCGAGCAGCTCGCGCTTGAAACCAGCAAGGCCGCGCTGTCGCCGGTCGCGGTGTACTTCGAGAACCCGGCCACCGGCCAGTGCTTCCGCAACGATCGCACCTGCGCTCCGTGGGATCCGCGGTTCCTCAACGGCGTGGACCAGCTGAACACCATTCCTGGCGTCAGCGGCAGCGCCGAGCTGTTCATTTTCAACAACAACATCAAGACGCCGTACAGCGACCAGTACAGCATCGGCATCAGCAACCAGGTCGGCGACTGGTTGACCGACGTGACCTTCCAGCGCGTGCTCAGCTACGACGGCTTCGTTATGTCGCTGATCAACCGTTATCCGGACGGTTCCTACTTCCAGAACGGCAGCGTGCCGTGGGGCGAGCCGGTACCGGGCTACCAGAACACGATCATCGGCAACAATGGCCTGGAGCAGCGCAGCAGCCAGTTCCTGCTGTCGGCGGAGAAGCCGTACACCAAGGAATCGGGCTGGGGCCTGTCGCTGTCCTACACCCACACCAGCGCGCGCCAGAACCGCAACATCGACGAGCCGTTCGCGTTCGACAAGCCGACGGTCGGCGACTATCCGTTCGTGAAGTCCGATGCGGTCTCGGCGCACCGCTTCGTCGCCTCCGGCTCGATCGACGGTCCGTGGGGCGTCACCTTCGGCGCCAAGGTGGTGTTGGCCACGCCCGAGCCGATCAACACCATCGCCTGCTACGGCAAGGTCGATGCGGATGGCGGCACCTGCCAGCAGGTCGGCGTCACTCCGCCGGGCAGCGGCAAGTTCCTGGTCGGCGGCAAGATCTGGGGTTACCGCACGGTCGACTTCCAGGCCAGCAAGGACTTCTCCGTGTACAACGACTTCAAGCTGTCGGCGCGCATCAACCTGCTCAACGCCTTCAACTTCAAGAACTACTCGTCGTATGCGTACAACGGTTTCGGCACCAATGGGAGTTTCGATCCGGACATCACCATCAACAGGACCGGCGAGATCAACTACGTCCCGCGCACCGTGACCTTCGAGATCGGCGCCAAGTTCTGA
- a CDS encoding LacI family DNA-binding transcriptional regulator yields MNPRIAHAPEQRASITIKDVARLANVSVATVSRTMNGHQHVAEPVRARVLEAARTLHYVPHHAARSLSSRRTHTIGVVLPDLHGEFFSELIRGIDTVARERGLHLLVSSYHGEPEEQRLAVRRMPGRVDGLLIMSPYLSTDADEAADMLPGTLPAVLMNCAERIADAQVLNVDNYGGARAMTRHLLDSGHRHIAFIAGPDDNFDARERLRGYRDELHERSAQTLPRVLPGDFDEASGYRAGQALLQGERPDVVFAANDMMALGCLFAFTHAGLRVPDDIALAGFDDVPMARYVHPALTTMRVDIAGFGARAMQMLIAALEPQSAAAAAEAPLATDIAPQLIVRASSAQRGTAMD; encoded by the coding sequence GTGAATCCGCGCATCGCACACGCGCCGGAACAGCGCGCCAGCATCACCATCAAGGACGTGGCGCGCCTGGCCAACGTCTCGGTGGCGACGGTGTCGCGCACCATGAACGGCCACCAGCACGTGGCCGAACCGGTGCGCGCGCGCGTGCTGGAAGCCGCGCGCACCCTGCACTACGTGCCGCACCACGCCGCGCGCAGCCTCAGCAGCCGCCGCACCCACACCATCGGCGTGGTGTTGCCCGACCTGCACGGCGAGTTCTTCTCCGAGCTGATCCGCGGCATCGACACGGTCGCGCGCGAGCGCGGCCTGCATCTGCTGGTGTCCAGCTACCACGGCGAGCCGGAAGAGCAGCGGCTGGCGGTGCGGCGCATGCCCGGACGCGTGGACGGGCTGCTGATCATGTCGCCCTATCTGAGCACCGATGCCGACGAGGCCGCCGACATGCTGCCCGGCACGCTGCCGGCGGTGCTGATGAACTGCGCCGAGCGCATCGCCGACGCGCAGGTGCTCAACGTGGACAACTACGGCGGCGCGCGGGCGATGACCCGCCACCTGCTCGACAGCGGCCACCGCCACATCGCCTTCATCGCCGGGCCGGACGACAACTTCGACGCGCGCGAGCGCCTGCGCGGCTACCGCGACGAGTTGCACGAGCGCAGTGCGCAGACGCTGCCGCGGGTGCTGCCGGGCGACTTCGACGAAGCCTCCGGCTACCGCGCCGGACAGGCGCTGCTGCAGGGCGAGCGCCCGGACGTGGTGTTCGCGGCCAACGACATGATGGCGCTGGGCTGCCTGTTCGCCTTCACCCACGCCGGCCTGCGCGTGCCCGACGATATCGCCCTGGCCGGGTTCGACGACGTGCCGATGGCGCGCTACGTACACCCGGCGCTGACCACGATGCGGGTGGACATTGCCGGCTTCGGCGCGCGCGCGATGCAGATGCTGATCGCCGCGCTGGAACCGCAGTCCGCCGCGGCCGCCGCAGAGGCCCCGCTCGCCACCGATATCGCTCCGCAACTGATCGTCCGTGCGTCCAGTGCCCAGCGAGGAACCGCCATGGACTGA
- a CDS encoding discoidin domain-containing protein, which produces MTLPAHAQDGCLPPREAWRASSSSSQVKAQAIGYLIDGDATTRTGGAFSPGHWFQVDLGREARLGGVRLQWDSANPEGFLLQASRDGQRWDTVYTMADSMGGTETLFFAPRSARYLRLASPERTADWGISIFEMEPLGEAASARLRGVPADAAAALWQGGMALAMPGKGAQPRQLDIAFPRAFASAGLVVEFAGTHGAARLQAQDAAGRWRTLAEDPQAGQSDSAYLAGTAPVEARALRLSVDAAPGAAAPALRRLRLLGPKAVMTPMKRYQVAAQRGQGALFPASLHMQQTYWTAVGIHAGRQKSIFDEYGNLEAWKGAPLVQPLWRDASGTAAGADGHALTHALRDGWKPMPSVSWSPQPGLELRSETFTIEHGGQPVTLLRHRLRNTGSSPVSGTLSLLVRPMQMNPPWQNGGLSPIHDIAVEDAKVRVNGRLLLESLSAPSGAGAEAFGTHGETEITRHVAAGTVPSQRAAQDADGLAAAMLNYAVTLAPGAQQDVVLAFPLGTASADAQGRLPPAPALDRAAMLGADARTPGRGFDALAERVSADWQRRLGNVGLSLPDASLVDMLRAQAAYMLINQTGPAMQPGPRNYNRSFIRDGMATSAILLRMGQAKVARDYLQWYSDHAVHPNGLVSPILNDDGSVNDGFGSDLEYDSQGEYITLVADVARLDGGPDSVRAYLPKVKLAMQFMQQLRERTLVPGYMAEQPAPERFRGILAPSISHEGYSSPTHSYWDDYWALKGWHDGAWLAESLGDAETAAWAREQYAALRTSLAASIRATMAWKGADFIPAAADLGDGDPSSVSIALDPTGQQDLLPEPALRTTFARYLDDVRKRKQPNALWAYSPYEMRNVLTYVHLDQPQVADELLQDMLRDRRPFEWQVLAEVVHSRPRFPRYLGDMPHTWIGAEYARTVFGMLMHEGDDALVLLPGTPPAWVEGEGLAVQRLPTAYGQLSMRARQRGDMLRIELGSGLRAGTAVRVAWPSRTRPVQVRVDGRRIDAYDAAGVVLSKPFRTLEARW; this is translated from the coding sequence ATGACCCTGCCCGCGCACGCGCAGGACGGCTGTTTGCCGCCGCGCGAGGCATGGCGCGCGTCCAGTTCTTCCAGCCAGGTCAAGGCGCAGGCGATCGGTTACCTGATCGACGGCGATGCCACCACCCGCACCGGCGGCGCGTTCAGTCCCGGCCATTGGTTCCAGGTCGATCTGGGTCGCGAGGCGCGGCTCGGCGGCGTGCGCCTGCAATGGGACAGCGCCAATCCGGAAGGTTTCCTGCTGCAGGCCTCGCGCGACGGCCAGCGCTGGGACACGGTCTACACCATGGCCGATTCGATGGGCGGCACCGAGACGCTGTTCTTCGCGCCGCGTAGCGCGCGCTACCTGCGCCTGGCCAGTCCCGAACGCACCGCCGACTGGGGCATCTCGATCTTCGAGATGGAGCCGCTGGGCGAAGCGGCCAGCGCGCGCCTGCGCGGCGTACCGGCGGATGCGGCGGCCGCCCTGTGGCAAGGCGGCATGGCACTGGCCATGCCCGGCAAGGGCGCGCAGCCGCGGCAACTGGACATCGCCTTCCCGCGCGCCTTCGCCAGCGCCGGGCTGGTCGTCGAATTCGCCGGCACGCATGGCGCGGCGCGGCTGCAGGCGCAGGATGCCGCGGGCCGTTGGCGCACGCTGGCCGAGGATCCGCAGGCCGGGCAGAGCGACAGCGCCTATCTGGCCGGCACCGCGCCGGTCGAGGCGCGCGCGCTGCGGCTGAGCGTGGATGCCGCGCCCGGCGCCGCCGCACCGGCGCTGCGCCGCCTGCGCCTGCTCGGGCCGAAGGCGGTGATGACGCCGATGAAGCGTTATCAGGTCGCCGCGCAGCGCGGCCAGGGCGCGCTGTTCCCGGCCTCGCTGCACATGCAGCAGACCTACTGGACCGCGGTCGGCATCCACGCCGGGCGGCAGAAATCGATCTTCGACGAGTACGGCAACCTGGAGGCGTGGAAGGGTGCGCCGCTGGTGCAGCCGCTGTGGCGCGATGCGTCCGGCACCGCCGCCGGCGCCGACGGCCATGCGCTGACGCATGCGCTGCGCGATGGCTGGAAGCCGATGCCGTCGGTGAGCTGGTCGCCGCAGCCGGGGCTGGAACTGCGCAGCGAGACCTTCACCATCGAACACGGCGGGCAACCGGTGACGCTGCTGCGCCACCGCCTGCGCAATACCGGCAGCAGCCCGGTCAGCGGCACGCTGTCGCTGCTGGTGCGGCCGATGCAGATGAATCCGCCGTGGCAGAACGGCGGCCTGTCGCCGATCCACGACATCGCCGTCGAGGACGCCAAGGTGCGCGTCAACGGCCGCCTGCTGCTGGAATCGCTGAGCGCGCCCAGCGGCGCCGGCGCCGAGGCGTTCGGTACGCACGGGGAAACCGAGATCACCCGCCACGTCGCCGCCGGCACCGTGCCGTCGCAGCGCGCAGCGCAGGACGCCGACGGCCTGGCCGCGGCGATGCTGAACTACGCGGTGACGCTGGCGCCGGGCGCGCAGCAGGACGTGGTGCTGGCGTTCCCGCTCGGTACCGCCAGCGCCGATGCGCAGGGCCGGTTGCCGCCTGCACCGGCGCTGGATCGCGCCGCGATGCTCGGCGCCGATGCGCGCACTCCCGGCCGCGGCTTCGACGCCCTGGCCGAGCGCGTGTCCGCCGACTGGCAACGCCGGCTCGGCAACGTCGGCCTGAGCCTGCCCGACGCCAGCCTGGTCGACATGCTGCGCGCGCAGGCCGCGTACATGCTGATCAATCAGACCGGCCCGGCGATGCAGCCCGGCCCGCGCAACTACAACCGCTCCTTCATCCGCGACGGCATGGCCACCTCGGCGATCCTGCTGCGCATGGGCCAGGCCAAGGTCGCGCGCGACTACCTGCAGTGGTACAGCGACCACGCGGTGCACCCGAACGGACTGGTGTCGCCGATCCTCAACGACGACGGCAGCGTCAACGACGGCTTCGGCTCGGACCTGGAATACGACAGCCAGGGCGAATACATCACCCTGGTCGCCGACGTGGCGCGCCTGGACGGCGGCCCGGACAGCGTGCGCGCCTACCTGCCGAAGGTGAAGCTGGCGATGCAGTTCATGCAGCAACTGCGCGAGCGCACCCTGGTGCCGGGCTACATGGCCGAGCAGCCAGCGCCGGAACGCTTCCGCGGCATCCTGGCGCCGTCGATCAGCCACGAAGGCTATTCCAGCCCCACCCACAGCTACTGGGACGACTACTGGGCGCTGAAGGGCTGGCACGACGGCGCGTGGCTGGCCGAGTCGCTGGGCGATGCGGAGACCGCGGCCTGGGCGCGCGAGCAGTACGCTGCGCTGCGCACCTCGCTGGCCGCCTCGATCCGCGCCACGATGGCCTGGAAGGGCGCCGACTTCATCCCCGCGGCGGCCGACCTGGGCGACGGCGATCCGAGCAGCGTGTCGATCGCGCTGGATCCCACCGGCCAGCAGGACCTGCTGCCGGAACCGGCGCTGCGCACCACCTTCGCGCGCTATCTCGACGACGTGCGCAAGCGCAAGCAGCCCAACGCGCTGTGGGCGTATTCGCCGTACGAGATGCGCAACGTGCTGACCTACGTGCACCTGGACCAGCCGCAGGTCGCCGACGAACTGCTGCAGGACATGCTGCGCGACCGCCGCCCGTTCGAATGGCAGGTGCTGGCCGAAGTTGTGCATTCGCGGCCGCGCTTCCCGCGTTACCTCGGCGACATGCCGCACACCTGGATCGGCGCCGAGTACGCGCGCACCGTGTTCGGCATGCTGATGCACGAGGGCGACGACGCGCTGGTGCTGCTGCCGGGCACGCCGCCGGCCTGGGTCGAGGGCGAGGGCCTGGCGGTGCAGCGCCTGCCCACCGCGTACGGCCAGTTGAGCATGCGCGCGCGTCAGCGCGGCGACATGCTGCGGATCGAGCTCGGCAGCGGCCTGCGCGCGGGCACCGCGGTGCGCGTGGCATGGCCCTCGCGCACGCGGCCGGTGCAGGTACGCGTGGACGGGCGGCGCATCGATGCCTACGACGCCGCCGGCGTGGTGCTGTCCAAGCCGTTCCGGACCCTGGAGGCACGCTGGTGA